In one Dermacentor albipictus isolate Rhodes 1998 colony chromosome 4, USDA_Dalb.pri_finalv2, whole genome shotgun sequence genomic region, the following are encoded:
- the LOC139059499 gene encoding uncharacterized protein produces the protein MDKNRNTKFNACVLNEVDSNNDPINRWCKSGTRSTDAFCILCNCTISCVQHGTAAVKRHAGMKKHIDAAARHRDQDGNLLPPKLVQGTLDFSNGSSNTSLEHQVSKAETIFALSVVAKGIPFSWGDTATSIYHCMFPDSGIAKKFSCGRMKLARIVSDGLGPYFKGQVVAELCKPNVYYSIMIDETPKPELRVQQLDVLARYFSSSQQEVVVEHLQSFDLGRATAEIIVGCIEEAIADLPKQGLVCFFSDGPNVMKSVKNKLQNHVAPSLIDIGNCNLHKVHNAFGKGLDAFGLDVEEVVRNIYYYFKGAVRAEALKECQETLGIPCHVFLRHVSNRWLTLQDSLCRVEEQFEALCAYFIKGSTSKQRSDTRSLHNKLVSAFSEKQLLPKVLFLKNCAQLFSGFQLLFQRQEPLLHILHTELIALVQRVLSRFLRHEAFADKSAEELKRLDVTDSSLWKSKPEVGTDTEKSMLQWDSSEKKRFYLGARAFYLACAKDLLHKLPLDNRVLQCASLLSLQSTNVESEVRSLKYLVSQLLQVIKNEEVLSVIDEWHMLKCDSNSALLALENERIDARWAKIFEQKSAGGQPKYPLLSKLMKCLLCLPHGNADCERGFSENKRLYENRYSLCIASINGLRQTKTYLRRYDGDASKVPLSTELLQSVRRSRARYAERTASAHQSESRKRLGGKDSGADIVDEKRLRKSLEEKVTSSRALLKRAEDIISSGLNSKSLEQVEAGQTLLAEGNYTLSQTLSQLEDLNKKKEDKKGRGICTAAENTGCELLTDENQPTRQGNSVSPDTCPDLTFIRGAKQAEWENLLENLGSDHHIIRVSTVADNVKRKIGTARLTDWDAFRAHCRQLKGNITSVEEWSQQLKQIQEMYTQEVHRTEQTPEVDKRLLGLWETRRGLTKRWKRQKLNRKLKEKIADITRQTEEYATQLARPGWQQFSNSLNGTLSTAKTWRILKALMDPSKNKSESGKSIQRLVHQYEGPEEQLLKEVREKCYGKDQIEGYKGDYLGEENPKMDRPITREEVTEAVRAATKNTAAGADKIRNSLIRNLSDEAVDQLTSYLNTLWQEGKVPAEWKRAIVVMIPKPGKKLQIENLRPISLTSCLGKLCVF, from the exons ATGGACAAAA ATCGCAACACCAAGTTCAATGCCTGTGTACTCAACGAGGTGGACTCCAATAATGATCCAATCAATCGGTGGTGCAAGAGTGGAACCCGAAGTACAGATGCATTTTGTATTCTCTGCAACTGCACCATTTCTTGCGTGCAACATGGAACAGCAGCAGTGAAGCGTCATGCAGGAATGAAGAAACACATTGATGCCGCTGCTAGACACAGAGACCAGGATGGGAATCTTCTTCCACCCAAATTGGTGCAAGGCACACTGGACTTCTCTAATGGGTCTAGTAATACGTCACTTGAGCACCAAGTCAGCAAGGCAGAAACTATTTTTGctttgtctgttgtcgccaaggGAATTCCTTTTTCATGGGGAGACACGGCAACTTCGATTTATCACTGCATGTTCCCTGACAGCGGCATAGCCAAAAAGTTTAGCTGTGGAAGGATGAAATTGGCACGGATTGTATCAGATGGACTGGGTCCCTACTTCAAAGGACAAGTGGTGGCTGAGCTATGCAAGCCAAATGTTTATTATTCCATTATGATCGATGAAACACCAAAGCCAGAGCTAAGGGTGCAGCAACTAGATGTCCTGGCACGTTACTTCTCCAGCAGCCAACAAGAAGTTGTTGTAGAGCATCTTCAGTCATTCGATCTTGGCCGTGCAACCGCTGAAATAATTGTGGGCTGTATAGAAGAAGCAATTGCAGATCTGCCAAAACAAGGacttgtttgtttctttagcgATGGGCCTAATGTTATGAAGAGCGTAAAAAACAAGCTTCAGAATCATGTGGCACCAAGCTTAATCGACATTGGCAACTGTAATCTCCATAAGGTTCATAATGCATTTGGAAAAGGCTTGGATGCATTTGGCTTGGATGTCGAAGAAGTAGTAAGAAACATCTACTACTACTTTAAAGGTGCTGTCCGCGCTGAAGCACTCAAAGAATGCCAGGAGACCTTAGGAATTCCTTGTCATGTATTTCTACGCCACGTTTCTAATCGCTGGCTGACACTACAGGACTCGTTGTGCCGTGTTGAAGAACAGTTTGAAGCACTTTGTGCCTATTTTATTAAGGGAAGTACATCAAAACAACGATCTGACACTCGAAGCCTCCACAACAAGCTTGTGTCAGCATTTTCTGAGAAGCAACTTTTGCCTAAAGTGTTGTTCTTAAAGAACTGTGCGCAGCTTTTTAGTGGATTTCAGCTGCTGTTTCAAAGGCAAGAGCCGCTCTTGCACATACTTCACACTGAACTTATTGCTCTGGTCCAGCGAGTCCTAAGTCGGTTCCTGCGTCATGAGGCCTTTGCAGACAAGAGCGCTGAAGAACTAAAAAGGCTAGACGTGACGGATTCATCTCTTTGGAAGTCAAAACCTGAAGTTGGTACAGATACCGAAAAATCAATGCTTCAGTGGGACTCAAGTGAGAAGAAGCGGTTTTATCTTGGAGCACGGGCTTTCTACTTGGCCTGTGCCAAGGACCTTCTTCATAAGCTTCCGCTTGACAATCGAGTTCTTCAGTGTGCCAGCCTCCTCAGTTTACAGTCAACAAATGTTGAGTCCGAAGTGCGATCACTAAAATACCTTGTGTCGCAGCTTCTTCAAGTAATCAAGAATGAAGAAGTTTTGTCAGTAATTGATGAGTGGCATATGCTGAAGTGTGACTCCAATAGTGCCCTTCTGGCCCTTGAAAATGAACGAATTGATGCTCGTTGGGCCAAAATATTTGAACAGAAGTCTGCTGGAGGTCAACCAAAGTATCCGTTGCTGTCGAAGCTTATGAAGTGTCTGCTGTGTCTACCACATGGCAATGCAGACTGCGAACGAGGGTTTAGTGAAAATAAACGCTTGTACGAAAACCGCTACTCATTATGCATTGCAAGCATTAACGGACTGCGCCAGACAAAAACATACCTTCGCCGCTATGATGGAGATGCCAGTAAAGTTCCCTTGTCTACAGAGCTGCTGCAAAGTGTGAGGAGATCCAGAGCCCGATATGCAGAGAGAACTGCAAGTGCACATCAGTCGGAAAGCAGAAAAAGGCTTGGAGGCAAAGACTCTGGGGCCGATATTGTCGATGAAAAGCGGCTCCGAAAGAGCTTGGAAGAAAAGGTCACCTCATCTAGGGCACTGCTGAAGCGAGCAGAAGACATAATTTCTTCTGGTTTGAATTCCAAGAGCCTGGAGCAAGTTGAAGCTGGGCAAACTTTATTAGCTGAAGGCAATTACACTTTAAGCCAAACCCTCTCACAGCTGGAAGATTTGAACAAGAAG AAGGAAGACAAGAAGGGACGaggcatctgcacggcggcagaaAACACCGGGTGTGAGCTGCTAACCGATGAAAACCAGCCGACTAGACAGGGAAAcagcgtcagtccagacacgtgtcccgacctaacctttatcaggggcgccaagcaggcagagtgggaaaacctgctcgagaaccttggcagcgaccaccacataatAAGAGTCAGCACGGTTGCAGACAATGTCAAGAGGAAAATTGGTACTGCTCGGCTGACGGATTGGGACGCCTTTAGAGCACACTGTCGACAGCTAAAGGGTAACATTACCTCGGTTGAAGAGTGGAGCCAGCAACTGAAGCAAATTCAGGAAATGTACACGCAAGAAGTGCATAGAACGGAACAAACACCGGAGGTAGACAAGCGGCTCCTCGGGCTCTGGGAGactagacgcgggctcaccaagagatggaaaagacaaaagctaaatAGGAAGCTAAAGGAGAAGATAGCGGACATCACTAGGCAGACGGAagagtacgcgacgcagctggccagaccGGGGTGGCAACAGTTTAGCAACTCGCTGAACGGGACCCTAAGTACGGCCAAAACGTGGCGCATCCTCAAGGCCCTAATGGACCCGAGCAAGAACAAGTCCGAAAGCGGCAAATCGATCCAAAGACtggtccaccagtacgaaggtcccgaagagcagctcctgaaagaagtccgagaaaaatgctacgggaaagaccaaatcgaaggttacaaaggagattatctcggtgaggaaaacccgaaaatggaccgacccatcacaagagagGAGGTCACCGAGGCCGTGAGAGCGGCCACCAAGAATACAGCGGCGGGAGCGGACAAGATTCGAAACTCGCTCATAAGAAACCTAAGCGACGAGGCAGTCGATCAGCTGACGTCGTACCTCAACACGCTCTGGCAAGAGGGGAAGGTACCGGCGGAATGGAAACGCGCCATCGTGGTCATgatacccaagccgggcaagaaactacagatcgagaatctcaggccgatctcgcttacgtcgtgcctgggaaaact